In Actinomycetes bacterium, a single window of DNA contains:
- the treS gene encoding maltose alpha-D-glucosyltransferase codes for MREDPLWYKTAVFYELHVRGFQDGNGDGNGDFRGLTERLDYLQWLGVDCVWLLPMYPSPLRDGGYDVSDHFSILPDYGTLGDFYDFLEAAHARGIRVIADMVMNHTSDQHPWFQEARKPGSPKRDWYVWSNTDKRYQDARIIFVDTEASNWTWDHEAQAFYWHRFFSHQPDLNYDNPEVQDAMLEAIRFWLDMGLDGFRLDAVPYLFEREGSNCENLPETHEFLKRVRKEVDDKYPDRLLLAEANQWPPDVVPYFGDGDECHMAFNFPVMPRMFMALRREDRTPIVEIMNRTPKIPDTAQWGLFLRNHDELTLEMVTDEERDYMYAEYAKDPRMRRNIGIARRLSPLLDNGRRQIELLYSLLLSLPGSPVIYYGDEIGMGDNIYLGDRDGVRTPMQWTGDRNAGFSRADPAALYLPFLMDPVYGYQAQNVEAQERVSTSLLQWVRRMLQVRKQHPVFGTGDYEPLYPDNRRVLAFVRQLGADVVIVIANLSRFAQPVELDLSRFIGLVPEEMFGRTPFPVIDGEPYRLAVGPHGFYWFHLVEPPAEPKDTAMFRAVQGPLTGRH; via the coding sequence ATGCGAGAAGATCCCCTCTGGTACAAGACTGCCGTCTTCTACGAGCTGCACGTCCGTGGCTTCCAGGACGGCAACGGCGACGGCAACGGTGACTTCCGCGGGCTGACCGAGCGGCTGGACTACCTCCAGTGGCTCGGCGTCGACTGCGTCTGGCTCCTCCCGATGTACCCGTCGCCGCTCCGCGACGGCGGCTACGACGTCTCCGACCACTTCTCGATCCTCCCCGACTACGGGACGCTGGGCGACTTCTACGACTTCCTCGAGGCCGCCCACGCCCGGGGCATCCGGGTGATCGCCGACATGGTGATGAACCACACGAGTGACCAGCACCCGTGGTTCCAGGAGGCGCGCAAGCCGGGCTCGCCCAAGCGCGACTGGTACGTGTGGAGCAACACCGACAAGCGGTACCAGGACGCCCGCATCATCTTCGTGGACACCGAGGCGTCCAACTGGACCTGGGACCACGAGGCCCAGGCGTTCTACTGGCACCGGTTCTTCTCCCACCAGCCCGACCTCAACTACGACAACCCCGAGGTCCAGGACGCGATGCTCGAGGCCATCCGCTTCTGGCTCGACATGGGGCTGGACGGGTTCCGGCTCGACGCCGTGCCCTACCTGTTCGAGCGGGAGGGCAGCAACTGCGAGAACCTTCCCGAGACCCACGAGTTCCTCAAGCGGGTGCGCAAGGAGGTCGACGACAAGTACCCCGACCGGCTCCTGCTCGCCGAGGCCAACCAGTGGCCGCCCGACGTCGTCCCCTACTTCGGCGACGGCGACGAGTGCCACATGGCGTTCAACTTCCCGGTCATGCCGCGGATGTTCATGGCCCTGCGGCGCGAGGACCGCACCCCGATCGTGGAGATCATGAACCGCACGCCGAAGATCCCCGACACCGCGCAATGGGGGCTGTTCCTGCGCAACCACGACGAGCTGACCCTCGAGATGGTCACCGACGAGGAACGCGACTACATGTACGCGGAGTACGCCAAGGACCCGCGCATGCGGCGCAACATCGGCATCGCCCGCCGCCTGTCCCCGCTGCTCGACAACGGCAGGCGCCAGATCGAGCTGCTCTACAGCCTGCTGCTCAGCCTGCCCGGCAGCCCGGTCATCTACTACGGCGACGAGATCGGCATGGGCGACAACATCTACCTCGGCGACCGCGACGGCGTCCGCACGCCCATGCAGTGGACCGGGGACCGCAACGCCGGCTTCTCCCGGGCCGACCCGGCAGCGCTGTACCTGCCCTTCCTGATGGACCCGGTCTACGGCTACCAGGCCCAGAACGTCGAGGCGCAGGAGCGGGTGTCGACCTCGCTGCTGCAGTGGGTGCGGCGCATGCTGCAGGTCCGCAAGCAGCACCCGGTCTTCGGGACGGGCGACTACGAGCCCCTCTACCCCGACAACCGCCGGGTGCTCGCCTTCGTCCGCCAGCTCGGCGCCGACGTGGTCATCGTGATCGCCAACCTGTCGCGCTTCGCCCAGCCGGTCGAGCTCGACCTGTCACGCTTCATCGGCCTGGTCCCCGAGGAGATGTTCGGACGGACCCCGTTCCCGGTCATCGACGGCGAGCCCTACCGCCTCGCCGTCGGGCCGCACGGCTTCTACTGGTTCCACCTGGTGGAGCCGCCCGCCGAGCCCAAGGACACCGCCATGTTCCGCGCCGTCCAGGGACCGCTGACCGGCCGCCACTGA
- a CDS encoding YihY/virulence factor BrkB family protein translates to MSTATSVPETYDLEGDDALETLRRTGIGRLVKDSFQRFRAADGFSHARALAFQVTLTLLPALIATVGLASVLNAKKFSTLILQTADRFAPGPAGDIVRDAFRQGQRASGGGARAALVFGLLTAVVSAALAFAQIERGANRIYGVEQDRPTQQKYLTGLVLACTAGLLAVLAFVLIVIGSDIGRATGLSGAISEIWAFLRWPVAIGLIVGAMALLFRESPRRRQPAASWLAFGSGVSVLLWFLFTGLLSLYLTQSTSFGETYGPLAGMIGLLLWTFLTSLAIYLGIAFAAQLEAVRAGTPGPVTGERENPRGGTGTMRPGSRPALR, encoded by the coding sequence ATGAGCACGGCAACATCGGTCCCCGAAACCTACGACCTGGAGGGTGACGACGCCCTGGAGACGCTGCGCCGGACCGGCATCGGGCGGCTCGTGAAGGACTCGTTCCAGCGCTTCCGGGCCGCCGACGGCTTCAGCCACGCCCGGGCCCTGGCCTTCCAGGTGACCCTGACCCTGCTCCCCGCCCTGATCGCCACGGTGGGGCTCGCCAGCGTCCTGAACGCCAAGAAGTTCTCCACGCTCATCCTGCAGACCGCCGACCGCTTCGCGCCCGGGCCGGCCGGCGACATCGTCAGGGACGCCTTCCGGCAGGGCCAGCGGGCCAGCGGCGGCGGGGCCAGGGCGGCGCTGGTGTTCGGGCTGCTCACCGCGGTGGTCTCGGCCGCCTTGGCCTTCGCCCAGATCGAGCGGGGCGCCAACCGCATCTACGGCGTCGAGCAGGACCGCCCCACCCAGCAGAAGTACCTGACCGGCCTGGTGCTGGCCTGCACGGCCGGCCTGCTCGCGGTGCTCGCCTTCGTGCTCATCGTGATCGGCTCCGACATCGGCCGGGCGACCGGGCTGTCCGGCGCGATAAGCGAGATCTGGGCCTTCCTGCGCTGGCCGGTCGCGATCGGCCTGATCGTGGGCGCGATGGCGCTGCTGTTCCGGGAGTCGCCCCGCCGCAGGCAGCCGGCCGCCTCCTGGCTCGCGTTCGGGTCGGGGGTGTCGGTGCTGCTCTGGTTCCTGTTCACCGGGCTGCTCTCGCTGTACCTGACGCAGAGCACCTCGTTCGGCGAGACCTACGGGCCGCTGGCCGGCATGATCGGCCTGCTGCTGTGGACGTTCCTGACCTCGCTCGCGATCTACCTCGGAATCGCCTTCGCGGCCCAGCTCGAGGCCGTCCGGGCTGGCACCCCCGGGCCGGTCACCGGCGAGCGGGAGAACCCGAGGGGCGGGACGGGCACCATGCGCCCTGGAAGCCGTCCCGCGCTGCGCTGA
- a CDS encoding phosphatase PAP2 family protein, with protein MKAARGHGPLDPSWRDPEATLAERWRHLRDGVPSALFLVGGAVVLLGVLVLLGFLLTNVANDDALGNADSSLSRWFAAHRSEDMNEVTRWTTTLGGTLPVATMAVLVVAGAALAWRRWREPMLVAVAVAGEVVIFLGVTMLVDRARPPVKHLDEAPPTSSFPSGHTAAAIALYGAVAILASERARSAALRWLFVALALAIPLVVAVSRVYRGMHYLSDVVGGILLGAIWLFLTVKAVRLGVLHHQLRKRSPDRPQGAPARGGSAR; from the coding sequence ATGAAGGCAGCACGAGGGCACGGACCGCTCGACCCGTCGTGGCGGGACCCGGAGGCGACCCTGGCCGAGCGCTGGCGACACCTTCGCGACGGCGTCCCCTCGGCCCTGTTCCTGGTCGGCGGTGCGGTCGTCCTGCTCGGCGTGCTGGTGTTGCTCGGCTTCCTGCTCACCAACGTGGCCAACGACGACGCCCTGGGCAACGCCGACTCGAGCCTGTCCCGCTGGTTCGCGGCCCACCGGTCCGAGGACATGAACGAGGTCACCCGCTGGACCACCACCCTGGGCGGGACGCTGCCGGTCGCGACCATGGCCGTGCTGGTCGTGGCGGGCGCGGCGCTGGCCTGGCGCCGCTGGCGCGAGCCGATGCTGGTGGCGGTCGCGGTCGCCGGCGAGGTGGTCATCTTCCTCGGCGTCACCATGCTGGTGGACCGCGCCCGCCCGCCGGTCAAGCACCTCGACGAGGCGCCGCCCACCTCGAGCTTCCCGTCCGGGCACACCGCGGCGGCGATCGCCCTGTACGGGGCGGTCGCCATCCTCGCCTCGGAGCGAGCCCGCTCGGCCGCCCTGCGCTGGCTGTTCGTGGCTCTGGCGCTGGCGATCCCGCTGGTGGTCGCCGTGAGCCGCGTCTACCGTGGCATGCACTACCTGTCCGACGTCGTCGGCGGCATCCTGCTCGGCGCCATCTGGCTGTTCCTGACGGTCAAGGCCGTCCGCCTCGGCGTCCTGCACCACCAGCTCCGGAAACGGTCCCCGGACAGGCCTCAGGGCGCCCCGGCCCGCGGCGGGAGCGCGCGATGA
- a CDS encoding diacylglycerol kinase family protein codes for MTVEKVEREAGEKLRREAREKLQREARRGGTAPRRVAVIFNPATGGEDAPSRADETRAALAAAGLDVLWLETTREDPGQGLTRRAVEEGVDLVMASGGDGTVMACVTGLAGTEVPFAVLPGGTGNLLANNFDIPSDVEGALEVALRGDRRRIDVGAIGDDRFVVMSGIGFDAAMLRDADPGLKKRIGALAYVISGLKHLRRRPTTFHIRADDQQPIVRTGQCVLVANLGRLQGRLPVLPDAQPDDGLLDVAVLLTRTVGDWLKVAARVLARRRRDDRQMETFRVRRVEVRCDRPQPMERDGDPAGPTDRLVVEVVPSALTLCVPATKAEAGPERSMR; via the coding sequence ATGACCGTCGAGAAGGTGGAGCGCGAGGCCGGCGAGAAGCTCCGGCGCGAGGCCCGCGAGAAGCTCCAGCGTGAGGCCCGCCGGGGCGGGACGGCCCCGCGGCGCGTCGCGGTGATCTTCAACCCCGCCACCGGCGGGGAGGACGCCCCCAGCCGCGCCGACGAGACCCGAGCCGCCCTGGCCGCCGCGGGCCTCGACGTGCTCTGGCTCGAGACGACCAGAGAGGACCCGGGCCAGGGGCTGACCCGCCGGGCCGTCGAGGAGGGCGTGGACCTGGTCATGGCCTCTGGCGGCGACGGGACCGTGATGGCCTGCGTCACGGGCCTGGCCGGGACCGAGGTGCCGTTCGCGGTGCTGCCCGGTGGCACAGGCAACCTGCTCGCCAACAACTTCGACATCCCCAGCGACGTCGAGGGCGCGCTCGAGGTCGCCCTGCGGGGCGACCGGCGCCGGATCGACGTGGGCGCCATCGGCGACGACCGGTTCGTGGTCATGAGCGGGATCGGGTTCGACGCGGCCATGCTCAGGGACGCCGACCCCGGGCTGAAGAAGCGCATCGGCGCACTCGCCTATGTGATCAGCGGGCTCAAGCACCTGCGGCGCCGCCCGACCACGTTCCACATCCGCGCCGACGACCAGCAGCCGATCGTCCGCACCGGTCAGTGCGTGCTCGTCGCCAACCTCGGCCGGCTCCAGGGCCGCCTGCCGGTCCTGCCCGACGCCCAGCCCGACGACGGCCTGCTCGACGTGGCCGTGCTGCTCACGCGGACGGTCGGCGACTGGCTCAAGGTGGCGGCCCGGGTCCTGGCCCGGCGGCGGCGCGACGACCGCCAGATGGAGACCTTCCGGGTCCGGCGGGTGGAGGTGCGCTGCGACCGCCCCCAGCCGATGGAGCGCGACGGCGACCCGGCCGGCCCGACCGACCGGCTCGTGGTCGAGGTCGTCCCGTCCGCCCTGACGCTGTGCGTGCCCGCCACCAAGGCCGAGGCGGGCCCAGAGAGGAGCATGCGATGA
- the tenA gene encoding thiaminase II: MTTPARLSERVFALGRAGLDAQLAHPTVRGIAAGTLDEAVFRRWLVQDWLFLHDYVRLFALAAARAPDAATLGRLVDLAHATWHDELSLHRAYAAEFGLTDADLDGQPKSRTCAAYTDFLLRTAATGDFADVLAALLPCMWGYSELGRAMAAAGMPAEPRYRRWVEAYADPGFAELAAWCARMLDRAAEGLPAWRLAQLERCFTESLDHEVAFWDA; this comes from the coding sequence ATGACCACCCCGGCCCGCCTCAGCGAGCGCGTGTTCGCGCTCGGCCGCGCCGGCCTCGACGCCCAGCTCGCGCACCCCACCGTGCGCGGCATCGCCGCCGGCACCCTCGACGAGGCGGTGTTCCGGCGCTGGCTCGTGCAGGACTGGTTGTTCCTGCACGACTACGTCCGCCTGTTCGCCCTCGCCGCCGCCCGGGCACCCGACGCGGCAACCCTCGGCCGCCTGGTCGACCTCGCCCACGCCACCTGGCACGACGAGCTGTCGCTGCACCGTGCCTACGCCGCCGAGTTCGGCCTGACCGACGCCGACCTGGACGGCCAGCCCAAGTCACGGACCTGTGCCGCCTACACCGACTTCCTCTTGCGGACCGCGGCCACCGGCGACTTCGCCGACGTCCTGGCAGCGCTGCTGCCCTGCATGTGGGGTTACTCGGAGCTGGGCCGGGCGATGGCGGCGGCCGGGATGCCGGCCGAGCCCCGCTACCGGCGGTGGGTCGAGGCCTATGCCGACCCCGGGTTCGCCGAGCTGGCCGCCTGGTGCGCGCGCATGCTCGACCGGGCCGCCGAGGGGCTGCCCGCGTGGCGGCTCGCACAGCTCGAGCGGTGCTTCACCGAGAGCCTGGACCACGAGGTCGCGTTCTGGGACGCATGA